From Juglans regia cultivar Chandler chromosome 8, Walnut 2.0, whole genome shotgun sequence, the proteins below share one genomic window:
- the LOC108992621 gene encoding EG45-like domain containing protein 2, protein MERRGRGSLQLFPVFQADDVGTAARYRPPYTPTACFGNDEGQFPSSNLFASAGDGIWDNGAACGRQYMVRCISAAVPRTCVPDETIQIRIVDRALTSVSRPISMDPTTMVLSTTAFATIANSSATTINIEFQQ, encoded by the exons ATGGAGAGAAGAGGACGAGGAAGCTTGCAG CTCTTTCCCGTCTTCCAAGCTGATGATGTTGGCACAGCTGCCCGCTACCGGCCTCCATACACAC CCACAGCTTGTTTTGGAAACGACGAGGGACAGTTCCCGTCGAGCAACCTGTTCGCGTCGGCCGGAGATGGGATATGGGATAATGGCGCTGCTTGCGGGAGACAATACATGGTGAGGTGCATTAGCGCGGCTGTTCCAAGAACCTGCGTTCCAGACGAGACCATTCAGATAAGGATTGTGGATCGTGCGCTCACTTCGGTTTCTAGGCCAATATCCATGGATCCCACTACCATGGTTCTTTCCACCACCGCATTTGCTACAATCGCCAACTCTTCGGCTACCACCATCAACATCGAATTCCAACAGTAA